The following are from one region of the Paenibacillus protaetiae genome:
- the fabI gene encoding enoyl-ACP reductase FabI, translated as MNGKTIVVMGVANERSIAWGIAKSLHAQGAKLIFTYRKERSFEKIQKLLKDNAIEAASVSCDVLDDESIANAFAEIGRTAGTIHGVVHSVAFAQKEELQGEFVNTTREGFALAQNSSAFSLVAVAREAKKLMTEGGGIVTQTYIGAERAIENYNVMGVAKASLEACVRYLAEDLGKYGIRVNAVSSGPIRTLAAKGVSGFNDLFSEIANRAPLRRNVDKEEVGDATMFLLSDLSRGITGEVLHVDAGYHIR; from the coding sequence ATGAATGGAAAAACAATTGTTGTCATGGGCGTTGCCAATGAAAGAAGCATTGCCTGGGGCATTGCCAAATCGCTTCATGCGCAAGGCGCGAAGCTTATTTTTACGTACCGCAAGGAACGTTCGTTTGAGAAAATCCAAAAGCTGCTGAAAGATAACGCCATCGAAGCGGCTTCTGTTTCGTGCGATGTGCTGGATGATGAAAGCATTGCGAACGCTTTTGCCGAAATCGGCCGCACGGCAGGCACGATTCACGGCGTCGTGCATTCGGTTGCTTTTGCCCAAAAGGAAGAGCTGCAAGGCGAATTCGTCAACACGACCCGCGAAGGCTTTGCGCTTGCGCAAAACTCGAGCGCCTTCTCGCTTGTTGCCGTAGCGCGCGAAGCGAAAAAGCTGATGACGGAAGGCGGCGGCATCGTTACGCAAACGTACATAGGCGCAGAACGCGCGATCGAAAACTACAACGTCATGGGCGTTGCCAAAGCTTCGCTTGAAGCCTGCGTCCGTTATTTGGCCGAGGATCTTGGCAAATACGGCATTCGCGTCAACGCGGTGTCTTCCGGCCCGATCCGCACGCTTGCCGCTAAAGGCGTATCCGGCTTTAACGACTTGTTCTCGGAAATCGCAAACCGTGCGCCGCTCCGCCGGAACGTGGATAAAGAAGAGGTTGGCGACGCAACGATGTTCCTGCTGAGCGACCTTTCCCGCGGCATTACGGGCGAAGTGCTTCACGTGGATGCAGGTTACCATATCCGTTAA
- a CDS encoding phosphatase PAP2 family protein, with translation MVNAMKKLKRFAPLLGMLIFPVLGWIYAHTDKPKHHIYSLMTDLDRAIPLVKLFVVPYSVWIFYIYACLIYFFFKDINVYRRSLMTYAICALVCYGIYTVFQTTVPRPDISGSDPVTRLLLFIYHRDEPFNCFPSIHCFSSFMVARALYASSFRSKLNQSLIYSMSALIIVSTFFVKQHTILDAVCGILLADLVYRTLLLLERLFKTHKSKPAVKQANM, from the coding sequence ATGGTCAATGCCATGAAGAAACTTAAACGCTTCGCGCCATTGCTCGGCATGCTGATTTTCCCGGTGTTAGGCTGGATATATGCCCATACGGATAAGCCGAAGCATCACATATACAGCCTGATGACGGATTTGGACCGGGCGATTCCGCTTGTGAAGCTGTTTGTTGTACCGTATTCCGTCTGGATTTTTTATATTTACGCCTGCTTGATCTATTTCTTCTTCAAAGACATCAACGTATACCGCAGGTCGCTTATGACTTACGCCATCTGTGCGCTCGTTTGCTACGGCATCTACACGGTGTTTCAGACGACGGTTCCGCGTCCCGATATTTCCGGCAGCGACCCGGTAACACGGCTGCTCCTGTTTATTTATCACCGCGACGAGCCGTTTAATTGCTTTCCGAGCATCCACTGCTTCTCAAGCTTTATGGTCGCACGGGCATTATATGCAAGCAGCTTCCGCAGCAAGCTGAACCAGTCGCTTATTTACAGCATGTCCGCCCTTATTATTGTATCCACATTTTTCGTGAAACAGCATACGATTTTGGATGCTGTTTGCGGCATTCTGCTTGCGGACCTCGTATACCGCACGCTGCTTCTGCTTGAGCGGTTATTTAAGACACATAAATCTAAACCAGCCGTAAAGCAGGCCAATATGTAA